In Candidatus Dormiibacterota bacterium, the following proteins share a genomic window:
- a CDS encoding ABC-2 family transporter protein: protein MLGAYVQYWRTNLLTMLEYRANFIMWFVFTIVYHGVALGALYVTMRQFPSMNGWDFRQMFFLYALWMTGHELHNALFFNVVSVPEFVREGRFDRFLVRPLDALFQVLTVPAQLFPDGLILAVATFVFATAYAHVRVDWIFCVFAPLVIVGGALIDLGISLGVATVSFWFVRVDTLRWVVMSLEQDFTRYPISIYTRGVRVVLTFILPFAFMNFFPAVYFLHKATTGMQVDPRFGLLTPAIGLGWFLASYAFWQVGLRHYQGTGS, encoded by the coding sequence ATGCTGGGAGCCTACGTCCAATATTGGCGAACCAACCTGCTCACGATGCTCGAGTATCGGGCGAATTTCATCATGTGGTTCGTCTTTACAATAGTTTACCACGGCGTAGCCCTCGGCGCGCTCTACGTGACGATGCGTCAGTTCCCGTCGATGAACGGGTGGGACTTCCGCCAGATGTTCTTCCTCTACGCCCTCTGGATGACGGGGCACGAACTCCACAACGCGCTCTTCTTCAACGTCGTAAGCGTGCCGGAGTTCGTGCGCGAAGGGCGATTCGACCGCTTTTTGGTGCGCCCGCTCGACGCGCTTTTTCAGGTGCTGACCGTTCCGGCACAGCTCTTCCCGGACGGCTTGATTTTGGCGGTCGCCACGTTTGTTTTCGCGACGGCCTACGCGCACGTGCGCGTCGATTGGATCTTCTGCGTCTTCGCCCCGCTCGTCATCGTGGGCGGAGCTCTCATCGATCTCGGGATATCGCTCGGGGTCGCTACCGTTTCGTTCTGGTTCGTGCGGGTCGATACGCTACGCTGGGTCGTGATGTCGCTGGAGCAAGATTTCACGCGCTATCCGATCAGCATTTACACTCGCGGCGTCCGCGTCGTGCTCACCTTCATCTTGCCGTTCGCGTTCATGAACTTCTTTCCGGCGGTGTACTTTTTGCACAAAGCGACGACCGGGATGCAGGTCGACCCGCGTTTTGGCCTGTTGACTCCGGCGATCGGGCTGGGATGGTTCTTGGCCTCG